The sequence GTGGCAAGCTCCGGCCGCCAAGATCACACAAGGATATCTGGCCCGCTACGCCCGCGGGGTCGGCTCGGCGGCCGGCGGCGCGGTCATGAGCTGAAAACGGGAAAACAAAACCCTAACGCAATTAGGGCTTGCCTGATGGTAATTTGCAACCACCTGAATGAAATCAGTTTTTGAGTCAGATTACGGGGAAAAGTTACGCCTGCATAAGATAACGACAACGGCTTTGAATCAATGCCTGGGAGGGAGTGCGCTTATGGAAGACTGCCTGTTCTGCAAAATCGTCAAGGGAATCATCCCAGCCGACAAAGTCTATGAAGATGAGAATTTTCTTGCCTTTAAAGATATCAACCCGAAGGCCCCGGTTCACCTGCTGATTATTCCTAAAAAACATTACGCGACCATCAATGATATTCCGGATACGGAAATGGAAATCATCGCCGAGATCCACCGGGTCATCAAAAAACTGGCGCAGGACTTCGCGGTAGCGGAAAGCGGCTACCGGATTCTGGCCAATGTCAATCGGGAAGGGGGACAGGTGGTGTATCATGTCCACTACCACCTGATCGGCGGACGTCTGCTGCGCGGCTGACGCGACCTTCAGCCGCAACCGGCAAGGGAGTGGTGATATGAGCTCGACCAGCCTGAATCTGACCAGCGCCTACTATACCGGCGACCATCCCAGCCTACTCTGGGAAATGACGGTCTGTCAATCGCTCGGTGACGGAGACGGCGCCTTTGCAAAAACCCTGCAGCGCCCACAGGCCTATGGCCGCCGGCTGGCAAAATTTTTGCTGGACCGGGGCCTGCCCGCAAACTGCGGCGAGCTTGTCGAGGTCGGCGGCGGTTATGGAACGCTGATGGCGGCCCTGCTTGAAGTTATCCGCCCGCAAAGCGTAACCATGGTGGATATTTCTCCCCGCCTGCTTGCGATTCAACAACAAAGACTTTCACTATATCAAGCCGAATTTTACGGTCAGGATATTTTCACCTGGCTTGAGAACAACCGGCAAGCCTCGTCCGAGCTTATCATTCTCAATGAAGTTATCGGAGATTTGCCGACCATCACCGAGATCAGCAAAAACACCTTACAATCACTTCTTAAGCGCAGCGATCTGAAAAGTTGTACAGAGTCCGCCCGTTTCGAGCAGCAGCTGGATGAAACGCAACTGCTGCTCGAATGCGCCCGTCAGATTACCGCTTACGGACTCGATCTGGCCGAACTACCGGAAAGCTTTAATTTCAATTACGGAGCACTGCTTGTTCTGGAAATGCTGGCCCGGACCAACATCAAACGCGCCGTGATCACGGAACACGGCTGCGATACCATGCTGCCTTACCCCTTTTCCCTCTATGCAGCCATCACCCCCCCGGTCAGCAACCGCAATCCGCGCCGCATCCACCTCAAGGATCATGACGAGTATAGCATCCGCTTCGACCATCTTGAAAAAACGGCGCGAAGCTTGAATTTCACGGTACAACGCTTTCATCTCTTCGAGCTTCTGCAAATGCGTTTCGATGACGAAATCCACGCCCTTTTAGAGGGCCACCGGCCGACCTCTGAGAAACAGGAAATTTTTCTCGAATTTTACGAGCACGCGGCAGAATACCAGGGCCTGTATCTGGAGCGCCGTCCGGATTCCCTGTAAACCAAGAAGCCGGCCCTCCGCGGAGCCGGCTTCTTGACTTTGTTCAACATCCTAAAACTATTCAGTCACCTGAATAGCTGCAATGAATTTCGGCCGAGCGCCAAGAAAAAGATTAAGCTTTGCGCGCTTTTCCATATCCGATTTTAGTGACCGCTTCTTCGATTTCCCCTAAAACCGCGGGGTCATCAATGGTTGACGGCACCGAATACTTTTCATTATCGGCAATCTTGCGAATGGTGCCGCGCAGAATCTTTCCGGAACGGGTTTTAGGCAGACGGGCAACTTCGGTGGCAACCTTGAAACAGGCGACCGCGCCGATCTGTTCCCGCACCATCTGCACACACTCTTTTGCAATTTCGGCCGGGTCCTTGGTGACCCCGGCTTTCAGCACGAAAAATCCGACCGGCACCTGCCCCTTGAGCTCGTCCTCGACTCCGAGAACCGCGCACTCGGCAACATCGGGATGGGTCGCGACAATCTCTTCCATGCCGCCGGTGGAAAGACGATGCCCGGCAACGTTAATGACATCGTCAACCCGGCCCATAATGTAAACATAGCCCTCGTCGTCAATATAACCGCCGTCACCGGTGAAATAATAACCGGGGTAGACGCTGACATATGACTCGACATAACGCTGATCCTGCTGCCAGAGGGTCGGCAGACAGCCCGGTGGCAGGGGCAATTTAATCGTGACGATGCCTTCTTGATTCGCTCCCAACTCTTTGCCGTCACCATCCAGAATTTTCACATTATAGCCGGGCACGGCTTTGGTCGGAGAGCCCGGCTTGATCGGAAACTGCTCGATCCCCAGACAATTGGCGGCAATCGCCCAGCCGGTTTCGGTCTGCCACCAGTGGTCAATAACCGGAATACGCAGAAGATTAGCGGCCCAGTGATAGGTATCGGGGTCAAGACGCTCACCGGCCAGAAAGAGATATTTAAACTCGGAAAGATCATATTTTTTCAACAGCTCCCCATTGGGATCTTCCCTTTTAATCGCCCGAAAGGCGGTCGGCGCGGTGAAAAGAACCTTCACCTTATGTTCGGAAATCACCCGCCAGAAGGCACCGGCATCGGGGGTACCGATCGGTTTACCCTCGTAAAGGATGGTCGTGCAGCCCAGAAAAAGCGGCGCATAGACAATATAAGAGTGGCCGACAACCCAGCCGACATCGGAGGCCGCCCAATAGACATCTCCGGGCTCAACCCCGTAAACCTGGCGCATGCTTTGCTTCAGAGCGACCACATGACCACCATTATCGCGAACCACCCCTTTGGGAATCCCAGTAGTTCCGGAAGTATAGAGAATATAAAGGGGATCAGTCGCCTTGACTGTCGTGCATGGAGCCGGCTCGGCCTGGGCATAAACTTCATTCCAATCCAGATCACGTCCGGGAATCAGTACAGACTGAACCTGCGGCCGTTGAA is a genomic window of Pseudomonadota bacterium containing:
- a CDS encoding histidine triad nucleotide-binding protein, encoding MEDCLFCKIVKGIIPADKVYEDENFLAFKDINPKAPVHLLIIPKKHYATINDIPDTEMEIIAEIHRVIKKLAQDFAVAESGYRILANVNREGGQVVYHVHYHLIGGRLLRG
- a CDS encoding propionyl-CoA synthetase, which produces MGKYEELYRQSIESPNEYWAAAAADVQWVRKWDKVLDDSAAPNFYRWFTGAELNTCYNALDYHVENGRADQVAVIYDSPQTQTVKKITYNELLDQVARFAGALRAQGVGKGDTVVIYMPMIPETVVAMLACARIGAVHSVVFGGFAPNELAIRIDDAKPKLMISASCGLEGASKVIPYKPLLDQAIKLAAVKPEKCIIFQRPQVQSVLIPGRDLDWNEVYAQAEPAPCTTVKATDPLYILYTSGTTGIPKGVVRDNGGHVVALKQSMRQVYGVEPGDVYWAASDVGWVVGHSYIVYAPLFLGCTTILYEGKPIGTPDAGAFWRVISEHKVKVLFTAPTAFRAIKREDPNGELLKKYDLSEFKYLFLAGERLDPDTYHWAANLLRIPVIDHWWQTETGWAIAANCLGIEQFPIKPGSPTKAVPGYNVKILDGDGKELGANQEGIVTIKLPLPPGCLPTLWQQDQRYVESYVSVYPGYYFTGDGGYIDDEGYVYIMGRVDDVINVAGHRLSTGGMEEIVATHPDVAECAVLGVEDELKGQVPVGFFVLKAGVTKDPAEIAKECVQMVREQIGAVACFKVATEVARLPKTRSGKILRGTIRKIADNEKYSVPSTIDDPAVLGEIEEAVTKIGYGKARKA